A region from the Danaus plexippus chromosome 26, MEX_DaPlex, whole genome shotgun sequence genome encodes:
- the LOC116774294 gene encoding uncharacterized protein LOC116774294 isoform X4, with translation MCAILTSHFKEYKRALKRHETSPNETVESLYKKTHPIFNSKNKKTATADHCIDVLRIILKDLVPWEVWDTPYSELLVRILAKKLDTYIDTTIANPIWLNDKLLNLLTKEKATINTDSIEKEPKNVETVKDVAEKKESIEKSNENIIVESTQEVKKVVQNVEEKTKVDLGNGSEFSEVKPVLRQRRGRQGRSEVKIYDRIIEGSVKTWETDMDLQCISVGQDLLASLDEMTLSRLWGQEDAEHSPNMRTVSPQPLWFGEEDNVELDLDLVQSKKDSSPKPAELLRDLQSTVHQAKAKIGDLQVPYIDVTNNNSDEAAGMMEGLLDKGIAGIKKGLRFTGLSDDSQEKHDKSPAHKGSEKVSPELQRHRLRTEISEAQEAYTTMGTPKEDNLMHHLVKQQRVSSQDSVLSRAPAWCPSPPAAPPSPPTPRSKTPPSPEPQYEEAADLSASIAKLRSLLQHAGPRPEEVWWEGAEETRGRQATNITRPPDAAALADEYDMERNASPGQTSNNMQRLDKLFTRTVTGVFNSIRTAVGAEGEVPAGGSEGGGALADWTYVSTSPELSVCSAAGRLVGSRRALWHVDSALDSLHQLETKDEEKLEPLELEEWLCAYGSRWAGLLEVVTSLGLVSSHLAFRLSAVLCADIAESLIATWLDELSGWLKKQVFVYFEQLAANSEADETPLRELDVDETCRIILENIPEWCVVSEERARVAVRTCVCSMQHACVLKDVLYRMIDALAGRARAAGGQH, from the exons atgTGTGCTATTTTGACGAGTCACTTTAAGGAGTATAAGAGAGCTCTTAAAAGACATGAAACAAGCCCCAACGAGACTGTAGAGTCACTGTACAAGAAAACACATCCAATATTCAACagcaaaaataagaaaacagcTACGGCCGATCATTGTATCGATGTTCTGAGGATTATACTTAAGGACTTGGTTCCATGGGAGGTATGGGACACGCCATACTCAGAACTCCTTGTAAGAATTCTAGCCAAGAAGTTAGACACATACATAGATACAACCATCGCTAACCCTATTTGGTTGAATGACAAGTTATTAAACCTACTTACCAAAGAAAAGGCGACTATAAATACAGATTCCATAGAAAAAGAGCCTAAAAATGTTGAAACGGTAAAAGATGTTGCTGAAAAAAAGGAAAGTATTGAGAAAagtaatgaaaacattataGTTGAATCTACACAAGAAGTTAAAAAAGTTGTGCAGAATGTTGAAGAAAAGACCAAAGTTGATTTGGGTAATGGAAGCGAGTTTAGCGAAGTGAAGCCTGTGTTGAGACAAAGGAGAGGGAGACAGGGAAGGAGTGAAGTCAAAATATATGACCGGATCATTGAAG GTAGTGTGAAGACTTGGGAGACAGATATGGATCTCCAGTGTATCAGCGTGGGTCAAGACTTACTGGCCAGTCTGGATGAAATGACTTTGAGCCGTCTGTGGGGTCAAGAAGATGCAGAACATAGTCCCAACATGAGAACGGTATCACCACAGCCACTGTGGTTCG GCGAGGAAGATAATGTGGAACTAGACCTGGATTTGGTTCAAAGTAAAAAGGATTCCAGCCCTAAGCCAGCTGAACTACTGCGAGACCTGCAGAGTACTGTGCACCAGGCCAAGGCCAAGATAGGAGATCTGCAGGTCCCGTACATAGATGTGACCAACAACAACAGT gatGAAGCCGCTGGGATGATGGAAGGTCTTCTGGATAAAGGTATAGCTGGTATCAAGAAAGGTCTTCGATTCACAGGTCTCAGCGACGATTCACAG GAAAAACATGACAAATCACCAGCACACAAAGGCAGCGAGAAGGTGTCGCCGGAACTACAGAGGCACAGACTGAGAACGGAAATCAGCGAGGCGCAAGAGGCTTACACCACTATGGGCACGCCTAAAG AGGACAATCTGATGCACCACCTGGTCAAACAGCAGAGAGTCAGCTCGCAGGACAGTGTG CTGTCCCGGGCCCCGGCGTGGTGTCCATCACCCCCCGCCGCTCCTCCCTCCCCTCCCACCCCCCGGTCCAAAACTCCCCCGTCCCCAGAGCCGCAGTATGAAGAAGCAGCCGACCTATCCGCCTCCATCGCTAAGCTACGTTCATTGCTGCAACACGCCGGCCCAAG ACCGGAAGAGGTCTGGTGGGAAGGCGCTGAGGAAACCCGCGGGAGGCAAGCAACCAACATAACTAGACCTCCCGACGCAGCAGCGCTAGCTG ATGAATATGATATGGAGAGGAACGCCTCCCCGGGGCAGACCAGCAACAACATGCAGAGGCTCGACAA ATTGTTCACTCGCACGGTGACGGGTGTGTTTAATTCCATTCGGACGGCAGTCGGTGCGGAGGGCGAAGTCCCCGCGGGAGGCAGCGAGGGTGGCGGAGCGCTAGCTGACTGGACGTATGTTAGCACCTCGCCTGAACTCAGC GTGTGTTCAGCCGCGGGTCGCCTGGTTGGGTCTAGACGCGCCCTGTGGCATGTGGACTCAGCTCTAGACTCGCTTCACCAGCTGGAGACCAAAGATGAAGAGAAGTTAGAACCCCTGGAGCTCG AGGAGTGGTTGTGTGCGTACGGGAGTCGCTGGGCAGGCCTGCTGGAGGTGGTCACGTCGCTGGGGCTGGTGTCCTCGCACCTCGCCTTCAGACTGTCAGCTGTGCTCTGCGCCG ATATAGCGGAGTCTCTGATAGCGACGTGGTTGGACGAGTTGTCCGGCTGGTTGAAGAAGCAGGTGTTCGTGTACTTCGAGCAGCTGGCAGCTAACAGCGAAGCGGACGAGACGCCGCTCAGAGAGTTGGATGTTGATGAAACTTGCAGGATTATTCTGGAAAATATTCCAG AATGGTGCGTGGTGAGTGAAGAGCGCGCGCGCGTCGCTGTCCGCACGTGTGTATGCAGCATGCAACACGCGTGCGTGCTCAAGGACGTGTTATATAGAATGATAGACGCGCTCGCGGGACGAGCGAGGGCCGCCGGAGGGCAGCACTAG
- the LOC116774294 gene encoding uncharacterized protein LOC116774294 isoform X1 — MLLKRDLLENVTIISCSGTVVCLILNYISNISPITGIYFIIYILLLFITSLFASFKLIQWLLHLNKPIQYDIEKLVEKYPFMAFLADVLPKFEKKTEKEIKEYDTNELSVITSVLEKRLVSSWYVPYISEEIGFPFACKQTLDQIIAKAFETCNKIDNKDIFVDMCAILTSHFKEYKRALKRHETSPNETVESLYKKTHPIFNSKNKKTATADHCIDVLRIILKDLVPWEVWDTPYSELLVRILAKKLDTYIDTTIANPIWLNDKLLNLLTKEKATINTDSIEKEPKNVETVKDVAEKKESIEKSNENIIVESTQEVKKVVQNVEEKTKVDLGNGSEFSEVKPVLRQRRGRQGRSEVKIYDRIIEGSVKTWETDMDLQCISVGQDLLASLDEMTLSRLWGQEDAEHSPNMRTVSPQPLWFGEEDNVELDLDLVQSKKDSSPKPAELLRDLQSTVHQAKAKIGDLQVPYIDVTNNNSDEAAGMMEGLLDKGIAGIKKGLRFTGLSDDSQEKHDKSPAHKGSEKVSPELQRHRLRTEISEAQEAYTTMGTPKEDNLMHHLVKQQRVSSQDSVLSRAPAWCPSPPAAPPSPPTPRSKTPPSPEPQYEEAADLSASIAKLRSLLQHAGPRPEEVWWEGAEETRGRQATNITRPPDAAALADEYDMERNASPGQTSNNMQRLDKLFTRTVTGVFNSIRTAVGAEGEVPAGGSEGGGALADWTYVSTSPELSVCSAAGRLVGSRRALWHVDSALDSLHQLETKDEEKLEPLELEEWLCAYGSRWAGLLEVVTSLGLVSSHLAFRLSAVLCADIAESLIATWLDELSGWLKKQVFVYFEQLAANSEADETPLRELDVDETCRIILENIPEWCVVSEERARVAVRTCVCSMQHACVLKDVLYRMIDALAGRARAAGGQH, encoded by the exons TCGAAAAACTCGTTGAGAAATATCCTTTCATGGCATTTCTTGCTGATGTACTACCAAAGTTTGAAAAGAAAACTGAAAAGGAAATCAAAGAATACGACACTAACGAATTGAGCGTGATAACTAGCGTATTGGAAAAGAGACTAGTGTCTTCATGGTACGTTCCATATATTTCGGAGGAAATTGGATTTCCATTTGCATGTAAACAAACATTGGATCAAATTATTGCAAAGGCATTTGAG acttgtaataaaattgataacaaagatatttttgttgatatgTGTGCTATTTTGACGAGTCACTTTAAGGAGTATAAGAGAGCTCTTAAAAGACATGAAACAAGCCCCAACGAGACTGTAGAGTCACTGTACAAGAAAACACATCCAATATTCAACagcaaaaataagaaaacagcTACGGCCGATCATTGTATCGATGTTCTGAGGATTATACTTAAGGACTTGGTTCCATGGGAGGTATGGGACACGCCATACTCAGAACTCCTTGTAAGAATTCTAGCCAAGAAGTTAGACACATACATAGATACAACCATCGCTAACCCTATTTGGTTGAATGACAAGTTATTAAACCTACTTACCAAAGAAAAGGCGACTATAAATACAGATTCCATAGAAAAAGAGCCTAAAAATGTTGAAACGGTAAAAGATGTTGCTGAAAAAAAGGAAAGTATTGAGAAAagtaatgaaaacattataGTTGAATCTACACAAGAAGTTAAAAAAGTTGTGCAGAATGTTGAAGAAAAGACCAAAGTTGATTTGGGTAATGGAAGCGAGTTTAGCGAAGTGAAGCCTGTGTTGAGACAAAGGAGAGGGAGACAGGGAAGGAGTGAAGTCAAAATATATGACCGGATCATTGAAG GTAGTGTGAAGACTTGGGAGACAGATATGGATCTCCAGTGTATCAGCGTGGGTCAAGACTTACTGGCCAGTCTGGATGAAATGACTTTGAGCCGTCTGTGGGGTCAAGAAGATGCAGAACATAGTCCCAACATGAGAACGGTATCACCACAGCCACTGTGGTTCG GCGAGGAAGATAATGTGGAACTAGACCTGGATTTGGTTCAAAGTAAAAAGGATTCCAGCCCTAAGCCAGCTGAACTACTGCGAGACCTGCAGAGTACTGTGCACCAGGCCAAGGCCAAGATAGGAGATCTGCAGGTCCCGTACATAGATGTGACCAACAACAACAGT gatGAAGCCGCTGGGATGATGGAAGGTCTTCTGGATAAAGGTATAGCTGGTATCAAGAAAGGTCTTCGATTCACAGGTCTCAGCGACGATTCACAG GAAAAACATGACAAATCACCAGCACACAAAGGCAGCGAGAAGGTGTCGCCGGAACTACAGAGGCACAGACTGAGAACGGAAATCAGCGAGGCGCAAGAGGCTTACACCACTATGGGCACGCCTAAAG AGGACAATCTGATGCACCACCTGGTCAAACAGCAGAGAGTCAGCTCGCAGGACAGTGTG CTGTCCCGGGCCCCGGCGTGGTGTCCATCACCCCCCGCCGCTCCTCCCTCCCCTCCCACCCCCCGGTCCAAAACTCCCCCGTCCCCAGAGCCGCAGTATGAAGAAGCAGCCGACCTATCCGCCTCCATCGCTAAGCTACGTTCATTGCTGCAACACGCCGGCCCAAG ACCGGAAGAGGTCTGGTGGGAAGGCGCTGAGGAAACCCGCGGGAGGCAAGCAACCAACATAACTAGACCTCCCGACGCAGCAGCGCTAGCTG ATGAATATGATATGGAGAGGAACGCCTCCCCGGGGCAGACCAGCAACAACATGCAGAGGCTCGACAA ATTGTTCACTCGCACGGTGACGGGTGTGTTTAATTCCATTCGGACGGCAGTCGGTGCGGAGGGCGAAGTCCCCGCGGGAGGCAGCGAGGGTGGCGGAGCGCTAGCTGACTGGACGTATGTTAGCACCTCGCCTGAACTCAGC GTGTGTTCAGCCGCGGGTCGCCTGGTTGGGTCTAGACGCGCCCTGTGGCATGTGGACTCAGCTCTAGACTCGCTTCACCAGCTGGAGACCAAAGATGAAGAGAAGTTAGAACCCCTGGAGCTCG AGGAGTGGTTGTGTGCGTACGGGAGTCGCTGGGCAGGCCTGCTGGAGGTGGTCACGTCGCTGGGGCTGGTGTCCTCGCACCTCGCCTTCAGACTGTCAGCTGTGCTCTGCGCCG ATATAGCGGAGTCTCTGATAGCGACGTGGTTGGACGAGTTGTCCGGCTGGTTGAAGAAGCAGGTGTTCGTGTACTTCGAGCAGCTGGCAGCTAACAGCGAAGCGGACGAGACGCCGCTCAGAGAGTTGGATGTTGATGAAACTTGCAGGATTATTCTGGAAAATATTCCAG AATGGTGCGTGGTGAGTGAAGAGCGCGCGCGCGTCGCTGTCCGCACGTGTGTATGCAGCATGCAACACGCGTGCGTGCTCAAGGACGTGTTATATAGAATGATAGACGCGCTCGCGGGACGAGCGAGGGCCGCCGGAGGGCAGCACTAG
- the LOC116774294 gene encoding uncharacterized protein LOC116774294 isoform X3, which translates to MTCNKIDNKDIFVDMCAILTSHFKEYKRALKRHETSPNETVESLYKKTHPIFNSKNKKTATADHCIDVLRIILKDLVPWEVWDTPYSELLVRILAKKLDTYIDTTIANPIWLNDKLLNLLTKEKATINTDSIEKEPKNVETVKDVAEKKESIEKSNENIIVESTQEVKKVVQNVEEKTKVDLGNGSEFSEVKPVLRQRRGRQGRSEVKIYDRIIEGSVKTWETDMDLQCISVGQDLLASLDEMTLSRLWGQEDAEHSPNMRTVSPQPLWFGEEDNVELDLDLVQSKKDSSPKPAELLRDLQSTVHQAKAKIGDLQVPYIDVTNNNSDEAAGMMEGLLDKGIAGIKKGLRFTGLSDDSQEKHDKSPAHKGSEKVSPELQRHRLRTEISEAQEAYTTMGTPKEDNLMHHLVKQQRVSSQDSVLSRAPAWCPSPPAAPPSPPTPRSKTPPSPEPQYEEAADLSASIAKLRSLLQHAGPRPEEVWWEGAEETRGRQATNITRPPDAAALADEYDMERNASPGQTSNNMQRLDKLFTRTVTGVFNSIRTAVGAEGEVPAGGSEGGGALADWTYVSTSPELSVCSAAGRLVGSRRALWHVDSALDSLHQLETKDEEKLEPLELEEWLCAYGSRWAGLLEVVTSLGLVSSHLAFRLSAVLCADIAESLIATWLDELSGWLKKQVFVYFEQLAANSEADETPLRELDVDETCRIILENIPEWCVVSEERARVAVRTCVCSMQHACVLKDVLYRMIDALAGRARAAGGQH; encoded by the exons ATG acttgtaataaaattgataacaaagatatttttgttgatatgTGTGCTATTTTGACGAGTCACTTTAAGGAGTATAAGAGAGCTCTTAAAAGACATGAAACAAGCCCCAACGAGACTGTAGAGTCACTGTACAAGAAAACACATCCAATATTCAACagcaaaaataagaaaacagcTACGGCCGATCATTGTATCGATGTTCTGAGGATTATACTTAAGGACTTGGTTCCATGGGAGGTATGGGACACGCCATACTCAGAACTCCTTGTAAGAATTCTAGCCAAGAAGTTAGACACATACATAGATACAACCATCGCTAACCCTATTTGGTTGAATGACAAGTTATTAAACCTACTTACCAAAGAAAAGGCGACTATAAATACAGATTCCATAGAAAAAGAGCCTAAAAATGTTGAAACGGTAAAAGATGTTGCTGAAAAAAAGGAAAGTATTGAGAAAagtaatgaaaacattataGTTGAATCTACACAAGAAGTTAAAAAAGTTGTGCAGAATGTTGAAGAAAAGACCAAAGTTGATTTGGGTAATGGAAGCGAGTTTAGCGAAGTGAAGCCTGTGTTGAGACAAAGGAGAGGGAGACAGGGAAGGAGTGAAGTCAAAATATATGACCGGATCATTGAAG GTAGTGTGAAGACTTGGGAGACAGATATGGATCTCCAGTGTATCAGCGTGGGTCAAGACTTACTGGCCAGTCTGGATGAAATGACTTTGAGCCGTCTGTGGGGTCAAGAAGATGCAGAACATAGTCCCAACATGAGAACGGTATCACCACAGCCACTGTGGTTCG GCGAGGAAGATAATGTGGAACTAGACCTGGATTTGGTTCAAAGTAAAAAGGATTCCAGCCCTAAGCCAGCTGAACTACTGCGAGACCTGCAGAGTACTGTGCACCAGGCCAAGGCCAAGATAGGAGATCTGCAGGTCCCGTACATAGATGTGACCAACAACAACAGT gatGAAGCCGCTGGGATGATGGAAGGTCTTCTGGATAAAGGTATAGCTGGTATCAAGAAAGGTCTTCGATTCACAGGTCTCAGCGACGATTCACAG GAAAAACATGACAAATCACCAGCACACAAAGGCAGCGAGAAGGTGTCGCCGGAACTACAGAGGCACAGACTGAGAACGGAAATCAGCGAGGCGCAAGAGGCTTACACCACTATGGGCACGCCTAAAG AGGACAATCTGATGCACCACCTGGTCAAACAGCAGAGAGTCAGCTCGCAGGACAGTGTG CTGTCCCGGGCCCCGGCGTGGTGTCCATCACCCCCCGCCGCTCCTCCCTCCCCTCCCACCCCCCGGTCCAAAACTCCCCCGTCCCCAGAGCCGCAGTATGAAGAAGCAGCCGACCTATCCGCCTCCATCGCTAAGCTACGTTCATTGCTGCAACACGCCGGCCCAAG ACCGGAAGAGGTCTGGTGGGAAGGCGCTGAGGAAACCCGCGGGAGGCAAGCAACCAACATAACTAGACCTCCCGACGCAGCAGCGCTAGCTG ATGAATATGATATGGAGAGGAACGCCTCCCCGGGGCAGACCAGCAACAACATGCAGAGGCTCGACAA ATTGTTCACTCGCACGGTGACGGGTGTGTTTAATTCCATTCGGACGGCAGTCGGTGCGGAGGGCGAAGTCCCCGCGGGAGGCAGCGAGGGTGGCGGAGCGCTAGCTGACTGGACGTATGTTAGCACCTCGCCTGAACTCAGC GTGTGTTCAGCCGCGGGTCGCCTGGTTGGGTCTAGACGCGCCCTGTGGCATGTGGACTCAGCTCTAGACTCGCTTCACCAGCTGGAGACCAAAGATGAAGAGAAGTTAGAACCCCTGGAGCTCG AGGAGTGGTTGTGTGCGTACGGGAGTCGCTGGGCAGGCCTGCTGGAGGTGGTCACGTCGCTGGGGCTGGTGTCCTCGCACCTCGCCTTCAGACTGTCAGCTGTGCTCTGCGCCG ATATAGCGGAGTCTCTGATAGCGACGTGGTTGGACGAGTTGTCCGGCTGGTTGAAGAAGCAGGTGTTCGTGTACTTCGAGCAGCTGGCAGCTAACAGCGAAGCGGACGAGACGCCGCTCAGAGAGTTGGATGTTGATGAAACTTGCAGGATTATTCTGGAAAATATTCCAG AATGGTGCGTGGTGAGTGAAGAGCGCGCGCGCGTCGCTGTCCGCACGTGTGTATGCAGCATGCAACACGCGTGCGTGCTCAAGGACGTGTTATATAGAATGATAGACGCGCTCGCGGGACGAGCGAGGGCCGCCGGAGGGCAGCACTAG
- the LOC116774294 gene encoding uncharacterized protein LOC116774294 isoform X2 produces the protein MLLKRDLLENVTIISCSGTVVCLILNYISNISPITGIYFIIYILLLFITSLFASFKLIQWLLHLNKPIQYDIEKLVEKYPFMAFLADVLPKFEKKTEKEIKEYDTNELSVITSVLEKRLVSSWYVPYISEEIGFPFACKQTLDQIIAKAFETCNKIDNKDIFVDMCAILTSHFKEYKRALKRHETSPNETVESLYKKTHPIFNSKNKKTATADHCIDVLRIILKDLVPWEVWDTPYSELLVRILAKKLDTYIDTTIANPIWLNDKLLNLLTKEKATINTDSIEKEPKNVETVKDVAEKKESIEKSNENIIVESTQEVKKVVQNVEEKTKVDLGNGSEFSEVKPVLRQRRGRQGRSEVKIYDRIIEGSVKTWETDMDLQCISVGQDLLASLDEMTLSRLWGQEDAEHSPNMRTVSPQPLWFGEEDNVELDLDLVQSKKDSSPKPAELLRDLQSTVHQAKAKIGDLQDEAAGMMEGLLDKGIAGIKKGLRFTGLSDDSQEKHDKSPAHKGSEKVSPELQRHRLRTEISEAQEAYTTMGTPKEDNLMHHLVKQQRVSSQDSVLSRAPAWCPSPPAAPPSPPTPRSKTPPSPEPQYEEAADLSASIAKLRSLLQHAGPRPEEVWWEGAEETRGRQATNITRPPDAAALADEYDMERNASPGQTSNNMQRLDKLFTRTVTGVFNSIRTAVGAEGEVPAGGSEGGGALADWTYVSTSPELSVCSAAGRLVGSRRALWHVDSALDSLHQLETKDEEKLEPLELEEWLCAYGSRWAGLLEVVTSLGLVSSHLAFRLSAVLCADIAESLIATWLDELSGWLKKQVFVYFEQLAANSEADETPLRELDVDETCRIILENIPEWCVVSEERARVAVRTCVCSMQHACVLKDVLYRMIDALAGRARAAGGQH, from the exons TCGAAAAACTCGTTGAGAAATATCCTTTCATGGCATTTCTTGCTGATGTACTACCAAAGTTTGAAAAGAAAACTGAAAAGGAAATCAAAGAATACGACACTAACGAATTGAGCGTGATAACTAGCGTATTGGAAAAGAGACTAGTGTCTTCATGGTACGTTCCATATATTTCGGAGGAAATTGGATTTCCATTTGCATGTAAACAAACATTGGATCAAATTATTGCAAAGGCATTTGAG acttgtaataaaattgataacaaagatatttttgttgatatgTGTGCTATTTTGACGAGTCACTTTAAGGAGTATAAGAGAGCTCTTAAAAGACATGAAACAAGCCCCAACGAGACTGTAGAGTCACTGTACAAGAAAACACATCCAATATTCAACagcaaaaataagaaaacagcTACGGCCGATCATTGTATCGATGTTCTGAGGATTATACTTAAGGACTTGGTTCCATGGGAGGTATGGGACACGCCATACTCAGAACTCCTTGTAAGAATTCTAGCCAAGAAGTTAGACACATACATAGATACAACCATCGCTAACCCTATTTGGTTGAATGACAAGTTATTAAACCTACTTACCAAAGAAAAGGCGACTATAAATACAGATTCCATAGAAAAAGAGCCTAAAAATGTTGAAACGGTAAAAGATGTTGCTGAAAAAAAGGAAAGTATTGAGAAAagtaatgaaaacattataGTTGAATCTACACAAGAAGTTAAAAAAGTTGTGCAGAATGTTGAAGAAAAGACCAAAGTTGATTTGGGTAATGGAAGCGAGTTTAGCGAAGTGAAGCCTGTGTTGAGACAAAGGAGAGGGAGACAGGGAAGGAGTGAAGTCAAAATATATGACCGGATCATTGAAG GTAGTGTGAAGACTTGGGAGACAGATATGGATCTCCAGTGTATCAGCGTGGGTCAAGACTTACTGGCCAGTCTGGATGAAATGACTTTGAGCCGTCTGTGGGGTCAAGAAGATGCAGAACATAGTCCCAACATGAGAACGGTATCACCACAGCCACTGTGGTTCG GCGAGGAAGATAATGTGGAACTAGACCTGGATTTGGTTCAAAGTAAAAAGGATTCCAGCCCTAAGCCAGCTGAACTACTGCGAGACCTGCAGAGTACTGTGCACCAGGCCAAGGCCAAGATAGGAGATCTGCAG gatGAAGCCGCTGGGATGATGGAAGGTCTTCTGGATAAAGGTATAGCTGGTATCAAGAAAGGTCTTCGATTCACAGGTCTCAGCGACGATTCACAG GAAAAACATGACAAATCACCAGCACACAAAGGCAGCGAGAAGGTGTCGCCGGAACTACAGAGGCACAGACTGAGAACGGAAATCAGCGAGGCGCAAGAGGCTTACACCACTATGGGCACGCCTAAAG AGGACAATCTGATGCACCACCTGGTCAAACAGCAGAGAGTCAGCTCGCAGGACAGTGTG CTGTCCCGGGCCCCGGCGTGGTGTCCATCACCCCCCGCCGCTCCTCCCTCCCCTCCCACCCCCCGGTCCAAAACTCCCCCGTCCCCAGAGCCGCAGTATGAAGAAGCAGCCGACCTATCCGCCTCCATCGCTAAGCTACGTTCATTGCTGCAACACGCCGGCCCAAG ACCGGAAGAGGTCTGGTGGGAAGGCGCTGAGGAAACCCGCGGGAGGCAAGCAACCAACATAACTAGACCTCCCGACGCAGCAGCGCTAGCTG ATGAATATGATATGGAGAGGAACGCCTCCCCGGGGCAGACCAGCAACAACATGCAGAGGCTCGACAA ATTGTTCACTCGCACGGTGACGGGTGTGTTTAATTCCATTCGGACGGCAGTCGGTGCGGAGGGCGAAGTCCCCGCGGGAGGCAGCGAGGGTGGCGGAGCGCTAGCTGACTGGACGTATGTTAGCACCTCGCCTGAACTCAGC GTGTGTTCAGCCGCGGGTCGCCTGGTTGGGTCTAGACGCGCCCTGTGGCATGTGGACTCAGCTCTAGACTCGCTTCACCAGCTGGAGACCAAAGATGAAGAGAAGTTAGAACCCCTGGAGCTCG AGGAGTGGTTGTGTGCGTACGGGAGTCGCTGGGCAGGCCTGCTGGAGGTGGTCACGTCGCTGGGGCTGGTGTCCTCGCACCTCGCCTTCAGACTGTCAGCTGTGCTCTGCGCCG ATATAGCGGAGTCTCTGATAGCGACGTGGTTGGACGAGTTGTCCGGCTGGTTGAAGAAGCAGGTGTTCGTGTACTTCGAGCAGCTGGCAGCTAACAGCGAAGCGGACGAGACGCCGCTCAGAGAGTTGGATGTTGATGAAACTTGCAGGATTATTCTGGAAAATATTCCAG AATGGTGCGTGGTGAGTGAAGAGCGCGCGCGCGTCGCTGTCCGCACGTGTGTATGCAGCATGCAACACGCGTGCGTGCTCAAGGACGTGTTATATAGAATGATAGACGCGCTCGCGGGACGAGCGAGGGCCGCCGGAGGGCAGCACTAG